From Chryseobacterium gallinarum, one genomic window encodes:
- the paaD gene encoding 1,2-phenylacetyl-CoA epoxidase subunit PaaD translates to MKDPLEILKLIPDPEIPVINIVELGIVRGAQITGENSCEVTITPTYSACPAMFTIEEDIMKIMKENGWEAKVVTKMFPIWTTDWLTDEAREKLRAYGITPPEKGADEHHIGKPKKCPRCGSEHTKQISRFGSTLCKASYQCLDCLEPFDYFKCH, encoded by the coding sequence TTGAAAGATCCTTTAGAAATATTAAAATTAATTCCTGATCCGGAAATTCCGGTGATTAACATTGTAGAGTTGGGGATTGTAAGAGGAGCGCAAATCACAGGTGAAAACTCCTGCGAAGTGACAATTACTCCTACCTATTCCGCCTGTCCTGCCATGTTTACCATTGAGGAAGATATCATGAAGATCATGAAGGAAAATGGCTGGGAGGCTAAAGTAGTGACCAAAATGTTTCCGATATGGACAACAGACTGGTTAACAGACGAAGCAAGAGAAAAACTCAGGGCTTACGGAATTACGCCGCCTGAAAAAGGGGCCGATGAACACCATATCGGGAAACCGAAAAAATGTCCGCGTTGTGGTTCTGAGCACACCAAACAGATCAGCAGATTTGGGTCTACCCTGTGTAAGGCTTCTTATCAATGCTTGGACTGTCTGGAACCTTTTGATTATTTTAAATGTCACTAA
- a CDS encoding enoyl-CoA hydratase/isomerase family protein, whose protein sequence is MYTQLDIESHFDGKLKIAYLNQPETMNALTKPALSDLKDFIKECSDDETVRCVAISGRGRAFCSGQNLDEAFVVGKEHHDHDIIRKIVVDYYNPLVTEITRCKKPVVALVNGPAVGAGAMLALICDFVLANNKAYFSQAFSNIGLIPDTGGTYFLPKLLGRQLANYLAFTGKKLSAEESKSYGLVAEVFNEEEFGPKSMEILEKMANMPTAAIKLTKKAFANSYTNTLKEQLELEGDLQQEAAETEDFIEGVNAFLQKRKPNYKGK, encoded by the coding sequence ATGTATACCCAACTGGATATTGAATCGCATTTTGACGGGAAGCTTAAAATCGCATATCTTAATCAACCGGAAACGATGAATGCCCTTACAAAACCGGCCCTGTCGGATTTGAAAGATTTTATCAAAGAATGCAGTGATGATGAAACGGTAAGGTGCGTTGCTATCTCCGGAAGAGGAAGGGCCTTCTGTTCAGGGCAGAACCTGGATGAAGCATTCGTGGTAGGAAAAGAACACCATGATCATGATATTATCAGGAAAATTGTAGTAGATTATTACAATCCATTGGTAACAGAAATTACCCGTTGTAAAAAACCGGTTGTTGCTTTAGTGAATGGTCCTGCAGTAGGAGCAGGTGCAATGTTAGCCTTGATTTGTGACTTTGTATTGGCAAATAATAAAGCATACTTTTCCCAGGCATTTTCAAATATCGGACTGATTCCTGATACAGGAGGTACTTATTTTTTACCGAAACTTTTGGGAAGGCAATTGGCCAACTATTTAGCATTTACAGGAAAAAAATTATCAGCAGAAGAATCTAAATCCTACGGTCTTGTGGCGGAAGTTTTCAATGAAGAAGAATTCGGCCCGAAATCAATGGAGATTCTTGAAAAAATGGCTAATATGCCGACAGCTGCTATTAAATTAACGAAAAAAGCTTTTGCAAATTCTTATACCAATACCCTTAAGGAACAGTTGGAATTAGAAGGCGATCTTCAACAGGAAGCTGCAGAAACAGAAGACTTCATAGAAGGCGTAAACGCCTTTTTACAGAAAAGAAAACCTAATTATAAAGGAAAATAA